The Capsicum annuum cultivar UCD-10X-F1 chromosome 3, UCD10Xv1.1, whole genome shotgun sequence genomic sequence agcttgaaaatccaaaaacggaggtcggaaggtcgtcaaataaatttccaaagttaggaggtctaaaatgagattAAGTGTTGAACTTGAATACTTAGCAAATTTTTTAtaagtgttggaatctctcatggagctttacgagctgaatttgacatgcgatttttacggggtcttacaacttAAGAGTATAGGTCATATAATTTAAGATAAATGTGCTATGGCATTGACTTTGATTTACAATGATTTGACCAATAAATATGTGGATTGCTGAGAAATTGATAGTAGTAAATAGTGGTAATAGGAGAGAGGCTGAAGATTTAGCCGAGGATGTACTTAATGATTTGGTTTCTAGAAACTTGATTCAAGTTGCCAAAAGGACATATGATGGAAGAATTTCAGGTTGCCAAATACATGACTTGTTACATAGTTTGTGTGTGGACTTGGCAAAGGAAAGTAACTTTTTTCACACCGAGCATAACGCATTTGGTGATCCCGATAGTGTAACTAGGCTGCGAAGGATTACATTCTACTCTGATAATGTCATGGATAAGTTCTTCGCTTCAAATCCTAAGCTTAAGAAGCTTCGTGCACTTTTCTGTTTCACTAGAGACCCTTGCATATTTTCTCAAATGACTCTTCTTGACTTCAAATTTTTGCAAGTGTTGGTTGTAGACATTCCTCAAAATGAAAAGCAACATGTCACTATCCCAAACAAACTTGGGAACATGAGTTGCTTACGCGATCTGAGATTGGAGGGGGGAATTAGTGGAGAACTGCCAAATAGTATTGTCAAGGTCAAACATCTGGAGACCGTAGACGTTAGAAAGAGCTGAATTATGATTCCTTCTGGTGTTTGGGAGTCGAAACCATTGAGACATCTTTGTGATAGAGGTTTTGGACTTGTACCCCCCAAAAAAATGTACCCATTGCCTGATAATCTACAAACTTTGATGTGGATGCATGATAAATTTATTCAACCGACATTTTTTCACCAATTGATCAATTTAAGAAAACTGGGTATAGCCGTAGTATACGATTCAAAAATTAGGATATTTTCAGAATCGAGCACTATGCTGTCAAACACTGTGGGGGTTCTGAAGCTCCAACTTGCCAGTCACACGAGGGAGCAAATAAACTTGTCTTCCCATCAAAATATtggagttaataactcaaatggtgactcaactttgaacttttatcccagaaagtcactcaactttggacTTTTATTCCacaaagtcactcaactttgatctttactcagaaagtcactcaactttcatatttttactcagaaagtcaatcaactttcacatttttactcagaaagtcactcaactttcacattttgACTTTcttaagtgactttctgagtaaaaatatggaagttgagtgactttctgagtgaaaatgtgaaagttgagtgactttctgagtaaaaatcaaagttgagtgactttctgaaataaaaatccaaaattgagTGACTTCCTGAGATAAAAGtccaaagttgagtgaccatttgagttattaactccaAAATATTGTTAAGTTACATTTGTTTGACCTTCAACGAATTCCCAACAACCCTTTGACATTCCCTCCAAGTCTTGTCAAGCTTACTCTTGTCTATTATCCAGTAGATGGTCATAGTGAAAAGAATTTAGGGGCAAAGTTGGTTTACCATTTTACCGGTAGATTAAACAAAAATGTATTCCTTCCGTCCTCTTTTATCCgtctcaaatttcctaatttgatgttctattttacttgtccttttttacttattaagataagacaaattttttttccatattttaccctttgcattaattactttttctttaaattaaaatgtaaacatcatttaatatggGTACTAtagtaaactagccatgttatttattattttttttaacagttgggtcatcccaatttgggacgagtaaaatgggacggagggagtataacaCAACCAAttacaataaaaattttattaaaattcaagCGAAAGAAAAAAAGGAGGGGAACTATTTCCtgtataataatactgaaaaacgTTTATGAAGTAAATATAGGAGAGTATGAATGACCTCAATCCGAATAGAATTCAATGAGTTTTGATTGTCTAAGCATTAAAGTGCCTAAATACACTGAATTTCATTCATATTGGAAGGACTAGGAGAAGTTGAACAGCCCAAATTATACACACTAATGGCATCACTTAAATTACAGAAGTTGAAAGAATTATTCAGCTTCAAATTTTGAACACAATACATAAACAAACACAACATATGCCTTCAACATCTCACTCTTCTGCAGACCaaatcaaaaatccaaatcaTGTGTAGTGTTGTGGATTAACAAACAAGGTCATAATTTGATTTAAAAGGCATCGCTGCGATTACTATCTTACGCTTCTATTGGATCAGCACTATACCATATTACATGAAATGAACTACataattgttgatgtattttgcTGCATGAACTTttgtttgaatataatttttttttcctgtcCTCTCCCTTCTTTTCTGCAGGAGCACTTTCaatttataggagaaaataatTAGTGTTTTGgtataaaaaatgatatttatgattttgcaTAAAATCAGGAATTGCCTATCAAAACTAGTGTCAGAACTAATTGGAGGGATCCTCAAGAATTGCCTGTTGTATGCAGGTACCTTTGACACTGTTTCTTAGCCTTCTTGATATGCAATAGAGAAACAATATACATAGTCTAACagtgtaaaaattatattttttatatatttatcagtGTATAGCAAGTTGCTTTATTTCCACATAACTAGCGGTACAACATATTATGGATAGTTTACCCGTCGTTATTTTTTAGATGACTTAATTGTGTAACCGTTCTTTTACATTGTTCGTGTATGATAGTAAACTCTTCGACTTCCCTTCTTTCTCTTAGATTTTCAGCTGAGGGTGCCTCTGCACTGTGCACGGCATCACCCATTGCATCTCGAAATTAAACCATCGAATCACATTGCGATGTTGCTCCCCTCACTTAATCATATATCACAAGTACCAAAATTAGAAGTTATGTAAgtcagttattttttttttaattttcttttttggagATTCTTGTTGCAACCTAACCTAAAAAAAGTGATTTGCAGAAGTTGTGGTAGAAATTAACAATTGTTGATCTAAGTTTATTTGCATGATTGGAACTGCCATTTTCCCACTAATATTAGGTTTATTGCAATTTCATATTTTCCATTTTATGGCAATATTATATGGTTCATATGAAATGATACAAAACATGAGAAGTACAACATTTACTACCATcaccaattttgtgaaaaaattccAGCTCTCTAATTTGTACTAGAGAAATTTTTGTCCCTCTTATTGTATGATCTTGACATTGATAGGTGAGCTTATTAATGTAATGTTAATTTTGTACTATAAATTATAACAGTTCTTTTTGCTACACATATTGTTGAGATGCGAAATTCGGGTAGAGCAGAAATAAAGCCCAACAAATAATACAATGAAAATAAGAAAGACGATAGCAATTATAAATTGAGAAAGGAGGCATGCAGATTTAATGAGATTCAGTCAACTTGACCTACGTCCACACCCAAAGAAATTAGTTTATTATAAACAACCAATACACAAAATAGAGTATACAAAATTAGAGAGGAAACTCTAATGATTCCCAAAATTATATATCCCAAAAGTATAACCTCACAATTCACTCACAAAAAGAGGTTCACACAAAGCGTTTCCAATTCCAAGAGAATAACCTCACAATTATCATTTCAAAGAAGAGGTTTACTCAAAGTGTTTCTCAATACTAACTCTATGGGATATGCAAACTCCCTATTACAAAGAATACTCAATATCATGAGTTTCTTACAAAAGACTGATGGTCCAAACTAAGAGAGTACAATATTAGAGATAAAACTCTAATGATCCCAAAATATACTATCCCAAGATAATAACGTCACAAATATCACCCCAAAGAGATGATTTACTCAAAGTATTTCGCAATACTAACTCTATGGGTTATACAAAAGTACTCTCTGCATGTTACTACCAAAAAGTGGGATGGTTGAGATGATGAAATAACTTTCTTTTTATAGGAGCAAAATTTGGGCTCCTAAGTTGTAtaatagtgaaaataataaaTGGTAAAATTTTCTCTACCACATAACAATACTTGGATCCAAGAAATATATTTGACCATGTAAATTGACACATGCCAAATAAGGCCACATCTTACACATCAATAGAAAAGATTCATTACCAATCGAGCTACTCCCTCCTATCGTCTAGCCCAagatacattttatatataacaCATTTCAAATGACAAGTCTTTTGTAAAGTTAAACAAAACAATTCTCTTTCTATTCTTTGTATCCTTTCctatcattcttatttttcttataccTAAAGCCAAAAAGAGTGGCAAGGACAATCTGCCGCCAGGTCCTATAGGCCTCCCATTCATTGGAAATTTGCATCAATATGACAGTGTAACCCCTCACATCTATTTTTGGAAACTTTCCAACAAATATGGAAAGATATTCTCATTGAAATTTGGTTCTACTCCAATGGTTGTAGTTTCATCACCAAAATTAGCGAAAGAAGTATTGAAGACAAAAGATTTGACGTATTGTAGTAGAGCTTCTATTCTTGGCCAGCAAAAATTGTCTTACAATGGTCATGATATTGGATTTGCACCTTACAATGATCATTGGAgggaaatgagaaaaatatgtgTTCTTCATCTATTTAGTCTCAAGAAAGTGCAATCTTTTAGTCCAGTTCGTGAAGATGAGGTCTCAAGAATGATCAAGAAAATATCTCAACAAGCTATCAATTCACAAATCACCAATTTGAGTACTATATTGATTTCACTAACAAGTACTATTATTTGTAGAGTTGCTTTTGGTATCAGATATTACGAAGAAGCGCATGAAAGGAAGAGATTTGACGAACTTTTTACTGAGACTCAAGCAATGTTGGCTAGCATCTCTGTCTctgatttttttccttctttaagcTGGATCGATAAACTTACTGGATTAACGGATAGAATTGAGAAGAATTTCAAGGACTTGGATGAATTTTATGAAGAACTCATTGAACAACATCTTGATCCCAATAGGCCAAAATCAATGGAAGGGGACATTCTTGATCTTTTGCTCCAACTGAAGAATGAGAAATCAACACCAATTGATCTCACTTTGGAGGATATAAAAGCACTTGACATGGTAATCTCCCATACATTTTAAACCTACCTACACATACACACACTTGCTGTCAACCCATCATAACTCAATACTTCGAGCAAGTTCATTAAAGGTAGATTTTTTAGTTAATATGTTAGTACATGTTAGAGTTctatttttgtgaaaaaatattttatataaaatatcagACTGAGAAAGTTTATTAAACGTTGTGATACACATAGAAAAATATATTCATATTGCCGACCCGGCTTGCTCTCAATTGAAATATAATAATAGCAGTTGATGGGTTGTTGTATGGATGTAAAtgtatatctatctatctctatgtatgaatgtatgtatgtatgtatgtatatgtactaATATGTATACGTCCGGTAGGTAAGTAACAAATGTTTTTTTTGTATTCCCTTGAGACTCTcatgaattgataatttttattGCCGGGTTGATTTCTTTGTAGAACATGCTAGTTGCAGGATCAGATACTAGTGCATCTGCAATCATATGGGCAATGACAGCTTTAATGAAGAATCCAAGAGCCATGAAGAAAGTTCAAGCAGAAATCAGACAAGCAGTTGGGAAAAATGGCATCGTGAATGAAGATGACATTCGAAACATGCCTTATTTCAAAGCAGCAATAAAGGAGACATTAAGATTGTATCCACCAGGTCCACTCTTACTTCCTAGAGTATCAATGGAAAAATCCACACTAGAAGGCTATGAAATTCAAAGGGGAACTATAGTTCATGTTAATGCATGGGCAATTGCAAGGGATCCTGAAATATGGGAAAACCCAGAAGAATTTATACCTGAGAGATTCTTgaataaaaatattgattttaggggaCCACACTTAGTTTCTTCCATTTGGAGCTGGACGAAGAGGTTGTCCAGCAATTACAGTTGGGATTGCAATCGTGGAACTTGCATTGTCAAATCTTCTTTATGCATTTGATTGGAAGTTACCTTGCGGGATGAAAAAAGAAGATATTGACACAAATACTAAGCCTGGAATAAGAAGATTGATCTTTGCCTTATCCCTACAAGTTATCTCTAAACTACACTCAGACATGAATATAACATGGCTGGGATCTATGTTTCTTTAACTCTTTAGAAACACTTGTGGGTATTTGAGAATGTCTAGCTTGTGTATCTAGGAAATAAGAACTTATAATTTGCATTCAGCAATCGTCGACTAGCTTCAACTTGTGTGAACCTGCTCCTTACACGCCTAATAAAAGTCACGGTGCCATATGGGAATTGATTGCGATTAGTTGTAAGTGCTACTTCATTCTTAACCAACAATTCTGAATTCGACCCTAAATATGAAGTTACTTTTGGTATGGAGCGTTTACCCTCAATGTGGGACTTCTAGTACGAATCCAAATTTAATCTGTCCGCAATACAAATTAATACTGAATATCAGGGAAACATTATATACATTACTAGTTGTAAGAGTTGGAAAGGGGAAAACATTCCCacaaatttatttattctcttatttcatattccatcAGGTATAAAACTATATAAATTTTCATATAACATAGTAGTAAGGTTGGATTGATTCAATCCCGAGGTGCAATGGTGGTACCATGGCTCCTTTTGAGTCCAAAATGAATCATTTAGTTCGTCTTGGACTAGATATAGAACTATGCTTATATAAACCATTTCAATTTACAACGACTAAGTAACTTAATTAGTCAAGTAACAATGTATATACTAATTAATCATGATTGAGTGAGAAGACATCATGCAAAATGTTATGAATTGGTGATTTGATTTCCATAAGTCTGAGTCGATCAAACAATTAATAGTAATGAAGAGAACATTGTTTCCTTCTTGCAAGGCCTTCTCTCATCCCTTGATACGTTGGTGGATTTTGAATTAAACTTGATGAATTCGATCTTAAGTTATTTTCTTGTATTAAATTCATTACATTTTAAGAATTATGAGTTTGGATTTAATTTATTAGTGTAGTTATAGTGAACTTTTACGTATAAATATATGCCACGTAGAAAATACAGCTGGATTCAGATGAACCCGGTGATAGTCCTTACAATTGTCTACATTAGCGCATGTTATAAAATTCATCTCCCGTATATAAGACGCCATATTTACAGCCTATgatttttctttgtcattttcATGACTTATATGTATTTCCAGGTAGGTAGCTCCCTCTTGATGATATCTCTCCGGTTGGAATAGGTAGTTCAATACACTTTCCTAATTACAATCGTACTTGAGAGTTTCTTATCACATTGAGCTCAGTAGTCAATTCTTGAACCGATAACTATCTTTGGGCTAACCAAGCCCTGTACCTCCCTCAGGGCCAGCAATAGGTATTACAGGAATATTTCAAAGGTTCGGAATCTAAATAAAATGTTAGTGTAATTGCTTCAAAGGAAATTGCTTCCAAAATTTGGTTACACTATTTTGGTGGAACAAACATGCTATTAACATAATATTGTTTGCTGAAAGATTAACTTTGAAAGCCAGGTACTAAAAGTATGACAAAGGAATATGTGTTGGAttattaagaggtgtgaatggaaaatgaaaaggTGGTGTTTTTTTTTTGGACAGATActaagagaaaggatgcaatttgaatagacacCTTTTCAGGTTGAATGGTTATGACTTTTCCAATGGATTGTGACTTtccgaagagttgcacctttccGAAGAGTTGCAACTTTATGTAggggtgcacctttctgaaccattaATATTACTTCTCTTCGTGAAGCAAcaaatacctgaatttttcctCAGATAAAGACAATAATTTTTTAGAGTTGAAAACATCCTTCTTCTTAAAAACTCTCTTGTGATCATCAAACTATTGAGTGCGTTCAAAGTTtctgaaagtttgaggtaccgctactttcagaaagtgaaccattttatcctgtgaggaaaaattccataacctcggatACTCGCggggaataaatttcttaagtaCACATCGTGAATTTGGTAGACTTGATTCTtaaatttcttcttcatcttcatttcttaatagttgataaacacttcatttgatagtttatttgattattaatttgaacTAGTGTTTGACGGTGTtgaacttcattgtagttcttgaaaacTTATTCTTGAACTTAGTTTGAAGTTTGTATAGAAAACATACAGATATTGTACCCGCTGGAACAATAatcttaagaaatttttttttgtgcaTGTTTGGTGAATTGtttttttttcaccatttatAAATAAAGTACTTGTTGATGTTGTCCTGACTTTCTTACCATAATTGGATTTTCCTTTAGGTACCAAATTGGGTTTtccttttagaaaaagaaaaacatattatCCATATTTGGATAATCCTTATTCTTGTAGGAAAAGATTTATAGGCTCTTTTCTTCTAGTtttgtagcatccacaatgtagtccaaGGGGTTTGAGAATTTCGTTTGGGGGAGACTTTGTGAGACACAAGTGTTGTGGTATCACTTGTGTGAACCTCTTTTTATTCTGAGTGAATTGTGTGAGGTTGTCTCTCTTGATagtttgtactctcttttatatagtggACTGCTCATCTCCTTTTGTGGATGTAGGTCGATTGATCGAACCACATTAAATTCTTGTGTCTCTTTGGTGTATTTCTCATTTGTCTTCTTATTTGGTGTCTTTCGAGGTTTGCTTTACTAGCTTCTGCATGACACCCAATTATTTCGGTCCTAACAATACTTTTATAATATGTATTGTttgatttctggagattaaagcttattgctttctactctgtttgaattcaacaagtgatttgaagacataaaaatttcatcacaagTTGAAGGTCACTTGGTTAACAATTAGAAAAACACAAAAACTTCATCGTTATACTAAAAACAAGTGGTGTTTACAGTTGTTGCAATTTTAtaattagtattttgattgtcTAAGTTGATTGTCTTTTTCTGACAGAAAAATGACTACTG encodes the following:
- the LOC107864386 gene encoding LOW QUALITY PROTEIN: 6,7,8-trihydroxycoumarin synthase (The sequence of the model RefSeq protein was modified relative to this genomic sequence to represent the inferred CDS: inserted 3 bases in 2 codons), producing the protein HISNDKSFVKLNKTILFLFFVSFPIILIFLIPKAKKSGKDNLPPGPIGLPFIGNLHQYDSVTPHIYFWKLSNKYGKIFSLKFGSTPMVVVSSPKLAKEVLKTKDLTYCSRASILGQQKLSYNGHDIGFAPYNDHWREMRKICVLHLFSLKKVQSFSPVREDEVSRMIKKISQQAINSQITNLSTILISLTSTIICRVAFGIRYYEEAHERKRFDELFTETQAMLASISVSDFFPSLSWIDKLTGLTDRIEKNFKDLDEFYEELIEQHLDPNRPKSMEGDILDLLLQLKNEKSTPIDLTLEDIKALDMNMLVAGSDTSASAIIWAMTALMKNPRAMKKVQAEIRQAVGKNGIVNEDDIRNMPYFKAAIKETLRLYPPGPLLLPRVSMEKSTLEGYEIQRGTIVHVNAWAIARDPEIWENPEEFIPERFLNKNIDFRGPHLXFLPFGAGRRGCPAITVGIAIVELALSNLLYAFDWKLPCGMKKEDIDTNTKPGXKKIDLCLIPTSYL